One genomic region from Amycolatopsis sp. FBCC-B4732 encodes:
- the helR gene encoding RNA polymerase recycling motor ATPase HelR codes for MSNQGYDEELRDERAYIAGLYARLDREREQARARYRTALGETGIALVERDADVRVRAREAARLDVVDNGLCFGRLDALSGERGYIGRIGLFDGENDYEPLLLDWRAPAARPFYVATAASPEKMHRRRQFHSLGRRVTGFTDEVFGRPGAGERGDAALLAAVTAPRGEGMRDIVATIQAEQDEIIRLGHAGVLVVEGGPGTGKTAVALHRVAYLLYTRRERMSRTGVLVVGPSPLFLDHIGRVLPSLGESDVVFMTTGDLVPGLRVTAEDAPEVARLKGSSKMAGVLAAAVADRQRVPDEPVPVELADVTVDLDADVAAEARLEARRSGLPHNEARAVFREHVVTILAERAVAKIGEGWLTPEDRGAWADLRADVREELAGHEELDATLGALWPELTPETLLAPLYLSPRRLAAAGADPALFRADGSAWTVSDVPLLDELVDLLGHDEAADRAARRKQAAEEAEYSAGVLDVLKLDREEMDEDVLLSAENLLFGEDLAERFVERDTRDLAERAAADRDWTYGHVVVDEAQELSEMDWRVLMRRCPSRSFTIVGDLAQRRSAAGATAWGPVLAPYVGDRWQYRELTVNYRTPAEIMTVAGALLARFAPDARPPESVRASGVRPWSRQVADGELPAAIGEFARDEDGRAGTAVVIGPPGVPGAVTPSATKGLEFDAVLVVEPERILAEGPRGAAELYVALTRATQRLGVLHREPLPAVLSGLAEAGAPARAGHRRFV; via the coding sequence TTGTCAAATCAGGGGTACGACGAGGAATTGCGGGACGAGCGCGCGTACATCGCCGGGCTGTACGCGCGGCTCGACCGCGAACGCGAGCAGGCGCGGGCCCGTTACCGGACCGCGCTGGGGGAAACCGGGATCGCACTGGTGGAACGGGACGCCGATGTGCGCGTCCGGGCCCGGGAAGCCGCCCGGCTGGACGTCGTCGACAACGGCCTTTGCTTCGGCCGGCTGGACGCCCTTTCGGGCGAACGCGGGTACATCGGCCGGATCGGTCTTTTCGACGGCGAAAACGACTACGAACCCCTTCTCCTGGATTGGCGGGCGCCGGCCGCGCGCCCGTTCTACGTCGCCACCGCGGCGTCGCCGGAAAAGATGCACCGCCGCCGCCAGTTCCATTCCCTCGGCCGCCGGGTGACCGGGTTCACCGACGAGGTGTTCGGCCGTCCCGGTGCCGGCGAACGCGGCGACGCGGCGCTCTTGGCCGCCGTCACCGCACCCCGCGGCGAGGGCATGCGGGACATCGTCGCGACGATCCAGGCCGAGCAGGACGAGATCATCCGGCTCGGCCACGCCGGCGTCCTGGTGGTCGAAGGCGGCCCGGGCACCGGGAAGACCGCCGTCGCGCTGCACCGCGTCGCCTACCTGCTCTACACCCGGCGCGAGCGGATGTCGCGCACCGGCGTGCTGGTCGTCGGGCCCAGCCCGCTGTTCCTCGACCACATCGGCCGCGTGCTGCCGTCGCTCGGCGAATCGGACGTCGTCTTCATGACCACCGGCGACCTCGTCCCCGGCTTGCGCGTCACCGCCGAAGACGCGCCGGAGGTGGCGCGGCTCAAGGGATCTTCGAAGATGGCCGGCGTCCTCGCGGCGGCGGTCGCCGACCGGCAGCGGGTGCCGGACGAACCGGTGCCGGTCGAGCTGGCCGACGTCACCGTCGACCTCGACGCGGACGTCGCGGCCGAGGCCCGGCTCGAAGCGCGCCGGTCGGGGCTGCCGCACAACGAAGCCCGCGCGGTGTTCCGCGAGCACGTCGTCACGATCCTCGCCGAGCGTGCGGTCGCGAAGATCGGCGAAGGCTGGCTGACCCCGGAGGACCGCGGGGCGTGGGCCGATCTCCGCGCCGACGTCCGCGAAGAGCTGGCCGGGCACGAAGAGCTCGACGCCACGCTCGGCGCGCTGTGGCCGGAGCTGACGCCGGAGACGCTGCTGGCACCGCTGTACCTGTCGCCGCGGCGGCTCGCGGCCGCCGGTGCCGATCCCGCGTTGTTCCGCGCGGACGGCAGCGCCTGGACGGTGTCGGACGTGCCGCTGCTGGACGAGCTCGTCGACCTGCTCGGCCACGACGAGGCCGCCGACCGCGCGGCCCGGCGGAAGCAGGCGGCGGAGGAGGCCGAGTACTCCGCCGGCGTGCTGGACGTCCTCAAGCTGGACCGCGAGGAAATGGACGAAGACGTCCTGCTGAGCGCCGAGAACCTGCTATTCGGCGAGGACCTGGCCGAGCGGTTCGTCGAGCGCGACACCCGCGACCTCGCCGAACGCGCGGCGGCGGACCGGGACTGGACGTACGGGCACGTCGTCGTCGACGAGGCCCAGGAACTGTCCGAAATGGACTGGCGGGTGCTGATGCGGCGCTGCCCGAGCCGCTCGTTCACGATCGTCGGCGACCTCGCCCAGCGCCGGTCGGCGGCCGGGGCGACGGCGTGGGGCCCGGTGCTCGCGCCCTACGTCGGCGACCGCTGGCAGTACCGCGAACTGACCGTGAACTACCGCACGCCGGCGGAGATCATGACCGTCGCCGGTGCCCTGCTCGCGCGGTTCGCCCCGGACGCGCGGCCGCCGGAATCGGTGCGGGCGAGCGGGGTCCGGCCCTGGTCCAGACAAGTTGCGGACGGCGAACTGCCGGCCGCCATCGGCGAATTCGCCCGCGACGAGGACGGCCGTGCGGGCACGGCCGTGGTGATCGGGCCGCCGGGCGTGCCCGGCGCGGTGACGCCGTCGGCCACCAAGGGCCTGGAGTTCGACGCCGTCCTCGTCGTCGAACCGGAGCGGATCCTCGCCGAAGGCCCGCGCGGCGCGGCCGAGTTGTACGTCGCGCTCACGCGCGCCACGCAGCGCCTCGGCGTGCTGCACCGGGAACCGCTGCCGGCGGTGCTGAGCGGGCTCGCCGAAGCCGGGGCTCCCGCCCGGGCCGGGCACCGGCGGTTCGTCTAG
- a CDS encoding Lrp/AsnC family transcriptional regulator — translation MGEDSRARGLDNTDRSLIALLQQDGRASFTALAKAVGLSEGAVRQRVQRLLRDDLMQIVAVTDPVNVDLTRQAMVGISVDGADPREVANKLAELPNVHYVVLCAGRYDLLAELVCRDDDHMLEVLGEEIRQIPGVSGTELFVYLKLAKQNYSWGRLTA, via the coding sequence ATGGGTGAAGATTCACGTGCGCGCGGACTGGACAACACGGACAGATCATTGATCGCCCTGCTCCAGCAGGACGGCCGCGCGTCGTTCACCGCGCTCGCGAAGGCGGTCGGGCTTTCGGAGGGGGCCGTCCGCCAGCGCGTGCAGCGGCTGTTGCGCGACGACCTCATGCAGATCGTGGCGGTGACCGATCCGGTCAACGTCGATCTGACGAGGCAGGCGATGGTCGGGATCAGCGTCGACGGCGCCGATCCGCGCGAGGTGGCGAACAAACTCGCCGAACTGCCGAACGTGCACTACGTCGTGTTGTGCGCCGGGCGGTACGACCTGCTGGCCGAGCTCGTCTGCCGCGACGACGACCACATGCTCGAGGTGCTCGGCGAGGAGATCCGGCAGATCCCGGGCGTTTCCGGGACCGAACTGTTCGTGTACCTCAAGCTGGCCAAGCAGAACTACTCGTGGGGCCGGCTCACGGCGTAG
- a CDS encoding APC family permease has product MSEAVALGVAPAVPGKGLRGGALGMVSSMVIGMSSTAPAYSIAATLGLIVLAGTGFKAAAFVLLSFVPVLFVALAFRELNTAEPDCGTNFTWAARAFGPHAGWFTGWVVTVAQLLVMSSQSALTGRYTLLLFGASGAADNRWLTTAIGAGWLLALCWLCYRGIEVSARAQWILLGVELVVLVLFSVVALVRVFAGTAGPQASVPRLDWLWPGGVGAGTAVSAVLLAVFIYWGWESSLSVNEESADPRHAPGRAAVLSTVLLVLNYLLVTVAALAFAGVGSEGVGLGNEANSEDVLAGLGGAVFGDGTAGKVLGVLLIVSVLTSGAATSQATIMPAARTTLSMASHGALPRVFGRVHPRFRTPSVATWTFGLVSLAVYVLLALVSDNVLADSVDAVGLTIAIEYTMTALACVWVFRRTLFASARNFLLRGLLPFLGGVFFLAVLGFALVEYARPDAGETTVFGIGGVAVIGVVSITLGVPLMFAVHRACRDFFAGRRLPRGVVRRGGDVIEPG; this is encoded by the coding sequence ATGTCGGAGGCCGTGGCGCTCGGCGTCGCTCCCGCCGTCCCCGGAAAGGGGCTGCGCGGCGGCGCCCTGGGCATGGTGTCGTCGATGGTCATCGGGATGTCGTCGACCGCTCCGGCGTACTCGATCGCGGCGACGCTCGGACTGATCGTCTTGGCCGGTACCGGGTTCAAGGCGGCCGCGTTCGTCCTGCTGTCCTTCGTGCCGGTGCTCTTCGTGGCGCTCGCGTTCCGCGAGCTGAACACCGCGGAACCCGACTGCGGGACCAACTTCACGTGGGCGGCGCGCGCGTTCGGCCCGCACGCGGGGTGGTTCACCGGCTGGGTCGTCACGGTCGCGCAGCTGCTGGTGATGAGCAGCCAGTCCGCGCTCACCGGCCGGTACACGCTGCTGCTGTTCGGCGCGTCCGGCGCGGCGGACAACCGGTGGCTCACGACGGCGATCGGCGCCGGGTGGCTGCTGGCGCTGTGCTGGCTCTGCTACCGCGGGATCGAGGTCTCCGCGCGGGCGCAGTGGATCCTGCTGGGCGTGGAGCTCGTCGTCCTCGTGCTCTTCTCGGTCGTGGCGCTGGTCCGCGTCTTCGCGGGCACGGCCGGACCGCAGGCGTCGGTGCCGCGCCTCGACTGGCTGTGGCCGGGCGGGGTGGGCGCCGGCACGGCGGTTTCGGCGGTGCTGCTCGCCGTGTTCATCTACTGGGGCTGGGAAAGCTCGCTGTCGGTCAACGAAGAGTCGGCGGACCCGCGGCACGCGCCGGGCCGCGCGGCGGTGCTCTCGACGGTGCTGCTGGTGCTGAACTACCTGCTCGTCACGGTCGCCGCGCTGGCCTTCGCGGGCGTCGGGAGCGAGGGCGTCGGGCTGGGCAACGAAGCGAACTCCGAAGACGTCCTCGCGGGGCTCGGCGGCGCGGTGTTCGGCGACGGCACCGCGGGCAAGGTGCTGGGCGTGCTCCTGATCGTCTCGGTGCTGACCAGCGGCGCCGCCACCAGCCAGGCGACGATCATGCCGGCGGCGCGCACGACGTTGTCGATGGCCAGCCACGGCGCGCTGCCCCGCGTCTTCGGGCGCGTGCACCCGCGGTTCCGGACGCCGTCGGTGGCGACCTGGACGTTCGGGCTGGTCTCGCTCGCGGTGTACGTGCTCCTGGCGCTGGTCAGCGACAACGTGCTGGCGGACTCGGTCGACGCGGTCGGGCTGACCATCGCGATCGAGTACACGATGACGGCGCTCGCCTGCGTCTGGGTGTTCCGCCGGACGCTCTTCGCGAGTGCCCGCAACTTCCTGCTGCGCGGGCTGCTGCCGTTCCTCGGCGGGGTGTTCTTCCTGGCCGTGCTGGGGTTCGCGCTGGTCGAGTACGCGCGGCCGGACGCGGGCGAGACGACGGTGTTCGGCATCGGCGGTGTGGCGGTGATCGGCGTGGTGTCGATCACGCTGGGGGTACCGCTGATGTTCGCGGTGCACCGCGCCTGCCGCGACTT